Proteins from one Porites lutea chromosome 3, jaPorLute2.1, whole genome shotgun sequence genomic window:
- the LOC140932168 gene encoding uncharacterized protein: MLTRTLYCPHSDADRRLRGTWCTPELVKAVEKGYTLIKIHEVWHFPPEQRQTGLFAPYVNTWLKLKQESAGWPSWCQTLEQKREYILRYQEREGIRLDIASIAKNPGRKATAKLMLNSFWGKFGERINKPTTVTVRDPAHLFSLISDAALDLSTLRLCTDDILEAVYTSVQENAVKGTKTNIFVAAFTTCHARLKLYESLDTLQQQVLYYDADSVVYKWRPGQPSIATGDFLGDMTDELDGDVITEFVSGGAKNYGYTTRAGKDVCKVRGFTLNVRGSAILNFHTMKENILSELDSPQDARRNLNITTPYHFTRDLEKKQIQVVPRVKQYGLVFDKRVIDVTTRSSYPYGYERIGDELDLLLDL, from the coding sequence ATGTTGACCAGAACCCTGTATTGCCCTCATTCGGACGCGGATCGCAGGTTACGTGGGACCTGGTGCACGCCCGAGCTGGTCAAAGCCGTCGAAAAGGGGTACACCCTCATCAAGATCCACGAAGTCTGGCATTTTCCCCCCGAGCAACGCCAAACGGGTCTTTTCGCCCCTTACGTCAACACCTGGCTCAAGTTGAAACAAGAATCGGCGGGGTGGCCCAGCTGGTGTCAGACCCTCGAGCAGAAACGAGAGTACATTCTTCGTTACCAGGAACGGGAGGGGATCCGACTCGATATTGCCAGCATTGCCAAAAATCCTGGTCGCAAGGCCACGGCCAAATTGATGCTGAACAGTTTCTGGGGCAAGTTTGGCGAGCGGATCAACAAACCCACCACCGTCACTGTCAGGGACCCCGCTCATTTGTTCAGCCTGATCTCCGACGCGGCTCTCGATCTCAGTACCCTCCGTCTCTGTACCGACGACATCCTGGAAGCCGTTTACACCAGTGTCCAAGAAAATGCCGTCAAAGGCACCAAGACCAATATCTTTGTGGCGGCTTTCACCACGTGCCATGCTCGACTCAAGCTCTACGAGTCCCTCGACACCCTTCAACAGCAAGTGCTTTACTATGATGCCGACAGTGTGGTGTACAAGTGGCGTCCGGGTCAACCCTCTATCGCCACGGGTGATTTTCTGGGGGACATGACCGATGAATTGGACGGGGACGTCATTACCGAGTTTGTTTCGGGGGGCgccaagaattatgggtacacGACCCGCGCAGGCAAAGATGTGTGTAAGGTCCGCGGTTTCACCTTGAATGTTCGGGGGTCCGCCATTCTCAATTTTCACACCATGAAAGAGAACATTCTCTCGGAACTAGACTCGCCTCAGGACGCTCGCCGAAATTTGAACATTACCACTCCTTATCATTTCACACGGGATCTAgagaagaaacaaattcaaGTGGTTCCGCGCGTGAAGCAGTATGGGTTGGTGTTTGACAAGCGCGTTATCGATGTGACCACCCGATCCAGCTATCCTTATGGCTACGAGAGGATTGGGGATGAACTCGACCTGCTATTAGatttgtaa